The following are encoded in a window of Maylandia zebra isolate NMK-2024a linkage group LG5, Mzebra_GT3a, whole genome shotgun sequence genomic DNA:
- the cast gene encoding calpastatin isoform X5 — MAYAAYWSSTSQSSQTTPKPAAQVSTGKPAQFETPTSGSGMATKPGAVTTTTGGSSNVATAGKAAPKAKPETAPVSQAKVAPTIPPTAGTAAATSVPAPKESPKDTAKSATAATAVKADVPKVDPAKTSKPAAAGTAAAGNVSVQGKKEEAKSAQTKVQAEVTSTAAKGAQQAPPVDAIDELANILPSTDPFARPEPVFTGPEVKEHDITSEKGQKCGERDDTLPPNYRFKNTGGAPADAKPVDVPKPLSTDAALDSLSADFKSTGQPGPKKQEQKAHVETISASSAGPANFAPPPVKKAETPAAVPPMAAPPADKKAKMEKVSDDFSLEAGLSSSSTKAVSPAVAPADKKAKMDKTTPDVSVKAGLDTKAGTKPKTSEGDSMSLDALGALCDTLPKDAPKPEPPKLRPQDIVSEGKVKNEKGVRVGEREDTLPPDYRFKEEDLKKLPPPKPEPKMDADDALDILSGDFSTASTAPAVQAPLCSSAAPLQKSPAPPTDKKAKVEAGLSATTAKKVESAAAPPAAGPGAPSAEKKAQEHKPAAGKDAKPETDKGGSMSLDALSALGDTLPADAPKPESPKLKPKDIVSEGKVKAEKGVRVGERDDTLPPAYRFKDKDPKKLPPPKPEPKMDAADALDILSGDFSSSSAPAVQAPVVCSSAPPTQAKVEDLSALDVLSGEFVASSKASGVHAPVPPPSKKPPEKTVCPVEQPKKVDVSAQQTKPKIEKGDSISLDALSALSETLPTEAPKPESPKLRPEDIVSEGKVKKEKGVRVGEREDTLPPDYRFKEEDLKKLPAPKPEPKINTDDAMDILSGDFSSSAAPAVQAPVVCSSAPPTQASADAALKSLAGDLVASSAAPAVKSEPRIPTQTKPQLEAGADNALDALSDTLGDIKPVPQPAPGPVKDPVKEKTIAEEKLIKMGERDDTLPPEYRPTEEDRKKMEEAKKKAANIPKEKSMDDTTALEMLSSDFSDAPKPDAPVTSCAATTKLEPPALDSAPLKPMAGPVLESLSDTLLPDPVKGKSKTDKPKGKSKSKSKSKKQQAEEPSAPGQLSAQRSSDVVPTSTKKKS; from the exons tCGCAGTCCAGCCAGACAACACCCAAACCGGCAGCTCAGGTCTCTACTGGAAAGCCTGCACAGTTTGAG ACGCCAACATCGGGATCTGGAATGGCTACAAAGCCTGGGGCGGTTACCACGACAACAGGAGGAAGCTCTAATGTTGCAACAGCAGGGAAAGCGGCACCTAAAGCCAAACCAGAG ACTGCACCTGTCTCCCAAGCCAAAGTCGCACCTACAATTCCTCCCACTGCTGGCACTGCAGCAGCCACTTCTGTGCCCGCTCCTAAAGAGTCACCTAAGGACACGGCTAAG AGTGCCACTGCTGCCACAGCAGTCAAAGCTGATGTTCCTAAAGTTGATCCTGCTAAAACATCAAAGCCAGCTGCAGCAGGCACAGCTGCGGCTGGAAATGTGTCTGTGCAAGGCAAAAAGGAAGAAGCTAAATCAGCGCAAACAAAG GTTCAGGCGGAGGTTACATCCACAGCAGCTAAAGGAGCCCAACAG GCACCTCCAGTGGATGCAATCGACGAGCTGGCCAACATACTACCATCAACTGATCCGTTCGCTCGCCCAGAGCCTGTGTTCACGGGGCCAGAGGTCAAAGAG CATGACATCACCTCTGAGAAAGGTCAGAAGTGTGGAGAAAGGGACGACACACTGCCTCCAAACTACAGATTCAAAAATACG GGTGGAGCTCCTGCAGATGCTAAACCTGTGGATGTCCCT AAACCACTGAGCACAGACGCGGCCCTTGATTCCCTTTCAGCTGATTTTAAATCAACTGGTCAGCCTGGACCCAAGAAACAAGAG CAAAAGGCACATGTTGAGACTATAAGTGCCTCTTCTGCTGGCCCTGCGAACTTTGCACCTCCTCCTGTGAAg AAAGCTGAAACTCCTGCAGCAGTTCCTCCTATGGCGGCTCCTCCAGCTGATAAAAAAGCTAAGATGGAGAAAGTCTCAGATGACTTCTCACTGGAGGCTGGACTCTCTTCTTCCAGCACG AAAGCGGTATCTCCTGCGGTTGCTCCTGCTGATAAGAAAGCCAAGATGGATAAAACCACTCCCGATGTCTCTGTCAAGGCTGGATTGGATACCAAAGCAGGCACCAAGCCCAAGACCAGTGAG GGTGACTCCATGTCTCTGGATGCTCTCGGTGCTCTGTGTGACACACTACCAAAAGATGCACCAAAACCTGAACCCCCCAAACTCAGACCTCAGGACATTGTATCG GAGGGAAAAGTGAAGAACGAGAAGGGTGTACGTGtaggagagagggaggacaCGCTTCCTCCAGATTACAGGTtcaaagaggaagacctcaaaAAACTGCCTCCTCCAAAACCCGAG CCCAAGATGGACGCTGATGATGCTCTGGACATTTTGTCTGGGGACTTCAGTACTGCTTCAACAGCTCCTGCTGTCCAGgctcctctctgctcctcagCTGCTCCTCTGCAG AAATCTCCCGCTCCTCCCACTGATAAGAAAGCCAAGGTGGAGGCTGGACTCTCAGCAACTACTGCTAAG AAAGTGGAATCAGCTGCAGCTCCTCCTGCGGCTGGGCCCGGTGCTCCTTCTGCTGAGAAGAAAGCACAAGAACACAAACCTGCTGCTGGGAAGGACGCCAAACCAGAGACCGACAAG GGTGGCTCCATGTCTCTGGATGCTCTCAGTGCTCTGGGCGACACATTACCAGCAGATGCACCAAAACCTGAATCCCCCAAACTCAAACCTAAAGATATCGTCTCT GAGGGCAAAGTGAAGGCGGAGAAGGGTGTACGTGTTGGAGAGCGAGACGACACTCTTCCACCAGCTTACAGGTTTAAAGATAAAGACCCCAAAAAACTGCCACCTCCAAAACCCGAG CCCAAGATGGACGCTGCTGATGCTCTGGACATTTTGTCTGGAGACTTCAGTTCTTCATCAGCTCCTGCTGTCCAGGCTCCTGTCGTCTGCTCCTCAGCTCCTCCTACACAG GCAAAAGTAGAGGATTTGTCAGCTCTTGATGTACTCTCTGGAGAGTTCGTGGCTTCATCTAAGGCTTCTGGAGTTCATGCACCAGTCCCTCCTCCATCAAAGAAGCCACCAGAG AAAACAGTCTGTCCCGTGGAACAACCTAAAAAAGTCGATGTAAGCGCACAACAGACAAAGCCCAAAATTGAGAAG GGTGACTCCATCTCTCTGGATGCTCTCAGTGCTCTCAGCGAAACACTGCCAACAGAAGCACCAAAGCCAGAGTCTCCAAAACTCAGACCTGAGGATATTGTCTCG GAGGGCAAAGTCAAAAAGGAGAAGGGTGTGCGTGTAGGAGAGAGGGAGGATACACTTCCTCCAGATTACAGATTTAAAGAGGAAGATCTCAAAAAACTGCCTGCCCCCAAACCTGAG CCCAAGATAAATACTGATGATGCTATGGATATTTTGTCTGGAGACTTCAGCTCTTCGGCCGCTCCTGCTGTCCAGGCTCCTGTCGTCTGCTCGTCAGCTCCTCCTACACAG GCCTCTGCAGACGCTGCTCTTAAGTCCTTGGCCGGAGACTTGGTTGCCTCCAGCGCTGCACCGGCAGTGAAGTCAGAACCTCGTATTCCTACACAAACAAAGCCACAG CTGGAAGCTGGAGCAGACAATGCCCTTGATGCTCTGTCAGACACCTTGGGGGATATCAAACCTGTTCCTCAGCCCGCCCCAGGTCCCGTTAAAGATCCCGTCAAG GAGAAAACGATTGCTGAGGAGAAGCTTATTAAAATGGGAGAGAGAGATGACACACTACCACCAGAGTATCGACCCACTGAGGAAGACCGTAAG aaaatggaagaagcaaagaaaaaagctgCCAACATCCCCAAAGAG AAGAGTATGGATGACACAACAGCCTTAGAAATGCTGTCCAGTGACTTCTCTGATGCACCCAAGCCTGATGCACCGGTCACCTCGTGTGCTGCCACAACAAAGTTGGAACCTCCTGCGCTGGACTCAGCTCCTCTGAAG CCGATGGCTGGTCCTGTTCTGGAGTCCCTGTCTGATACCCTGCTTCCAGATCCAGTAAAAGGCAAATCTAAAACAGACAAACCAAAG GGAAAGAGCAAGTCAAAGTCAAAATCTAAA aaacaACAAGCAGAGGAACCATCTGCCCCTGGCCAGCTATCAGCTCAGAGAAGCTCAGACGTTGTGCCAACTTCTACAAAGAAGAAGAGCTAG
- the cast gene encoding calpastatin isoform X8, with amino-acid sequence MAYAAYWSSTHGKADPCTAEVKKSRQTSAFYPTAGSYYGKSQSSQTTPKPAAQVSTGKPAQFETPTSGSGMATKPGAVTTTTGGSSNVATAGKAAPKAKPETAPVSQAKVAPTIPPTAGTAAATSVPAPKESPKDTAKVQAEVTSTAAKGAQQAPPVDAIDELANILPSTDPFARPEPVFTGPEVKEHDITSEKGQKCGERDDTLPPNYRFKNTGGAPADAKPVDVPKPLSTDAALDSLSADFKSTGQPGPKKQEQKAHVETISASSAGPANFAPPPVKKAETPAAVPPMAAPPADKKAKMEKVSDDFSLEAGLSSSSTKAVSPAVAPADKKAKMDKTTPDVSVKAGLDTKAGTKPKTSEGDSMSLDALGALCDTLPKDAPKPEPPKLRPQDIVSEGKVKNEKGVRVGEREDTLPPDYRFKEEDLKKLPPPKPEPKMDADDALDILSGDFSTASTAPAVQAPLCSSAAPLQKSPAPPTDKKAKVEAGLSATTAKKVESAAAPPAAGPGAPSAEKKAQEHKPAAGKDAKPETDKGGSMSLDALSALGDTLPADAPKPESPKLKPKDIVSEGKVKAEKGVRVGERDDTLPPAYRFKDKDPKKLPPPKPEPKMDAADALDILSGDFSSSSAPAVQAPVVCSSAPPTQAKVEDLSALDVLSGEFVASSKASGVHAPVPPPSKKPPEKTVCPVEQPKKVDVSAQQTKPKIEKGDSISLDALSALSETLPTEAPKPESPKLRPEDIVSEGKVKKEKGVRVGEREDTLPPDYRFKEEDLKKLPAPKPEPKINTDDAMDILSGDFSSSAAPAVQAPVVCSSAPPTQASADAALKSLAGDLVASSAAPAVKSEPRIPTQTKPQLEAGADNALDALSDTLGDIKPVPQPAPGPVKDPVKEKTIAEEKLIKMGERDDTLPPEYRPTEEDRKKMEEAKKKAANIPKEKSMDDTTALEMLSSDFSDAPKPDAPVTSCAATTKLEPPALDSAPLKPMAGPVLESLSDTLLPDPVKGKSKTDKPKGKSKSKSKSKKQQAEEPSAPGQLSAQRSSDVVPTSTKKKS; translated from the exons tCGCAGTCCAGCCAGACAACACCCAAACCGGCAGCTCAGGTCTCTACTGGAAAGCCTGCACAGTTTGAG ACGCCAACATCGGGATCTGGAATGGCTACAAAGCCTGGGGCGGTTACCACGACAACAGGAGGAAGCTCTAATGTTGCAACAGCAGGGAAAGCGGCACCTAAAGCCAAACCAGAG ACTGCACCTGTCTCCCAAGCCAAAGTCGCACCTACAATTCCTCCCACTGCTGGCACTGCAGCAGCCACTTCTGTGCCCGCTCCTAAAGAGTCACCTAAGGACACGGCTAAG GTTCAGGCGGAGGTTACATCCACAGCAGCTAAAGGAGCCCAACAG GCACCTCCAGTGGATGCAATCGACGAGCTGGCCAACATACTACCATCAACTGATCCGTTCGCTCGCCCAGAGCCTGTGTTCACGGGGCCAGAGGTCAAAGAG CATGACATCACCTCTGAGAAAGGTCAGAAGTGTGGAGAAAGGGACGACACACTGCCTCCAAACTACAGATTCAAAAATACG GGTGGAGCTCCTGCAGATGCTAAACCTGTGGATGTCCCT AAACCACTGAGCACAGACGCGGCCCTTGATTCCCTTTCAGCTGATTTTAAATCAACTGGTCAGCCTGGACCCAAGAAACAAGAG CAAAAGGCACATGTTGAGACTATAAGTGCCTCTTCTGCTGGCCCTGCGAACTTTGCACCTCCTCCTGTGAAg AAAGCTGAAACTCCTGCAGCAGTTCCTCCTATGGCGGCTCCTCCAGCTGATAAAAAAGCTAAGATGGAGAAAGTCTCAGATGACTTCTCACTGGAGGCTGGACTCTCTTCTTCCAGCACG AAAGCGGTATCTCCTGCGGTTGCTCCTGCTGATAAGAAAGCCAAGATGGATAAAACCACTCCCGATGTCTCTGTCAAGGCTGGATTGGATACCAAAGCAGGCACCAAGCCCAAGACCAGTGAG GGTGACTCCATGTCTCTGGATGCTCTCGGTGCTCTGTGTGACACACTACCAAAAGATGCACCAAAACCTGAACCCCCCAAACTCAGACCTCAGGACATTGTATCG GAGGGAAAAGTGAAGAACGAGAAGGGTGTACGTGtaggagagagggaggacaCGCTTCCTCCAGATTACAGGTtcaaagaggaagacctcaaaAAACTGCCTCCTCCAAAACCCGAG CCCAAGATGGACGCTGATGATGCTCTGGACATTTTGTCTGGGGACTTCAGTACTGCTTCAACAGCTCCTGCTGTCCAGgctcctctctgctcctcagCTGCTCCTCTGCAG AAATCTCCCGCTCCTCCCACTGATAAGAAAGCCAAGGTGGAGGCTGGACTCTCAGCAACTACTGCTAAG AAAGTGGAATCAGCTGCAGCTCCTCCTGCGGCTGGGCCCGGTGCTCCTTCTGCTGAGAAGAAAGCACAAGAACACAAACCTGCTGCTGGGAAGGACGCCAAACCAGAGACCGACAAG GGTGGCTCCATGTCTCTGGATGCTCTCAGTGCTCTGGGCGACACATTACCAGCAGATGCACCAAAACCTGAATCCCCCAAACTCAAACCTAAAGATATCGTCTCT GAGGGCAAAGTGAAGGCGGAGAAGGGTGTACGTGTTGGAGAGCGAGACGACACTCTTCCACCAGCTTACAGGTTTAAAGATAAAGACCCCAAAAAACTGCCACCTCCAAAACCCGAG CCCAAGATGGACGCTGCTGATGCTCTGGACATTTTGTCTGGAGACTTCAGTTCTTCATCAGCTCCTGCTGTCCAGGCTCCTGTCGTCTGCTCCTCAGCTCCTCCTACACAG GCAAAAGTAGAGGATTTGTCAGCTCTTGATGTACTCTCTGGAGAGTTCGTGGCTTCATCTAAGGCTTCTGGAGTTCATGCACCAGTCCCTCCTCCATCAAAGAAGCCACCAGAG AAAACAGTCTGTCCCGTGGAACAACCTAAAAAAGTCGATGTAAGCGCACAACAGACAAAGCCCAAAATTGAGAAG GGTGACTCCATCTCTCTGGATGCTCTCAGTGCTCTCAGCGAAACACTGCCAACAGAAGCACCAAAGCCAGAGTCTCCAAAACTCAGACCTGAGGATATTGTCTCG GAGGGCAAAGTCAAAAAGGAGAAGGGTGTGCGTGTAGGAGAGAGGGAGGATACACTTCCTCCAGATTACAGATTTAAAGAGGAAGATCTCAAAAAACTGCCTGCCCCCAAACCTGAG CCCAAGATAAATACTGATGATGCTATGGATATTTTGTCTGGAGACTTCAGCTCTTCGGCCGCTCCTGCTGTCCAGGCTCCTGTCGTCTGCTCGTCAGCTCCTCCTACACAG GCCTCTGCAGACGCTGCTCTTAAGTCCTTGGCCGGAGACTTGGTTGCCTCCAGCGCTGCACCGGCAGTGAAGTCAGAACCTCGTATTCCTACACAAACAAAGCCACAG CTGGAAGCTGGAGCAGACAATGCCCTTGATGCTCTGTCAGACACCTTGGGGGATATCAAACCTGTTCCTCAGCCCGCCCCAGGTCCCGTTAAAGATCCCGTCAAG GAGAAAACGATTGCTGAGGAGAAGCTTATTAAAATGGGAGAGAGAGATGACACACTACCACCAGAGTATCGACCCACTGAGGAAGACCGTAAG aaaatggaagaagcaaagaaaaaagctgCCAACATCCCCAAAGAG AAGAGTATGGATGACACAACAGCCTTAGAAATGCTGTCCAGTGACTTCTCTGATGCACCCAAGCCTGATGCACCGGTCACCTCGTGTGCTGCCACAACAAAGTTGGAACCTCCTGCGCTGGACTCAGCTCCTCTGAAG CCGATGGCTGGTCCTGTTCTGGAGTCCCTGTCTGATACCCTGCTTCCAGATCCAGTAAAAGGCAAATCTAAAACAGACAAACCAAAG GGAAAGAGCAAGTCAAAGTCAAAATCTAAA aaacaACAAGCAGAGGAACCATCTGCCCCTGGCCAGCTATCAGCTCAGAGAAGCTCAGACGTTGTGCCAACTTCTACAAAGAAGAAGAGCTAG
- the cast gene encoding calpastatin isoform X13 — MGQILSWIRGPRDTPALQDVAVEEQSQSSQTTPKPAAQVSTGKPAQFEVQAEVTSTAAKGAQQAPPVDAIDELANILPSTDPFARPEPVFTGPEVKEHDITSEKGQKCGERDDTLPPNYRFKNTGGAPADAKPVDVPKPLSTDAALDSLSADFKSTGQPGPKKQEQKAHVETISASSAGPANFAPPPVKKAETPAAVPPMAAPPADKKAKMEKVSDDFSLEAGLSSSSTKAVSPAVAPADKKAKMDKTTPDVSVKAGLDTKAGTKPKTSEGDSMSLDALGALCDTLPKDAPKPEPPKLRPQDIVSEGKVKNEKGVRVGEREDTLPPDYRFKEEDLKKLPPPKPEPKMDADDALDILSGDFSTASTAPAVQAPLCSSAAPLQKSPAPPTDKKAKVEAGLSATTAKKVESAAAPPAAGPGAPSAEKKAQEHKPAAGKDAKPETDKGGSMSLDALSALGDTLPADAPKPESPKLKPKDIVSEGKVKAEKGVRVGERDDTLPPAYRFKDKDPKKLPPPKPEPKMDAADALDILSGDFSSSSAPAVQAPVVCSSAPPTQAKVEDLSALDVLSGEFVASSKASGVHAPVPPPSKKPPEKTVCPVEQPKKVDVSAQQTKPKIEKGDSISLDALSALSETLPTEAPKPESPKLRPEDIVSEGKVKKEKGVRVGEREDTLPPDYRFKEEDLKKLPAPKPEPKINTDDAMDILSGDFSSSAAPAVQAPVVCSSAPPTQASADAALKSLAGDLVASSAAPAVKSEPRIPTQTKPQLEAGADNALDALSDTLGDIKPVPQPAPGPVKDPVKEKTIAEEKLIKMGERDDTLPPEYRPTEEDRKKMEEAKKKAANIPKEKSMDDTTALEMLSSDFSDAPKPDAPVTSCAATTKLEPPALDSAPLKPMAGPVLESLSDTLLPDPVKGKSKTDKPKGKSKSKSKSKKQQAEEPSAPGQLSAQRSSDVVPTSTKKKS; from the exons tCGCAGTCCAGCCAGACAACACCCAAACCGGCAGCTCAGGTCTCTACTGGAAAGCCTGCACAGTTTGAG GTTCAGGCGGAGGTTACATCCACAGCAGCTAAAGGAGCCCAACAG GCACCTCCAGTGGATGCAATCGACGAGCTGGCCAACATACTACCATCAACTGATCCGTTCGCTCGCCCAGAGCCTGTGTTCACGGGGCCAGAGGTCAAAGAG CATGACATCACCTCTGAGAAAGGTCAGAAGTGTGGAGAAAGGGACGACACACTGCCTCCAAACTACAGATTCAAAAATACG GGTGGAGCTCCTGCAGATGCTAAACCTGTGGATGTCCCT AAACCACTGAGCACAGACGCGGCCCTTGATTCCCTTTCAGCTGATTTTAAATCAACTGGTCAGCCTGGACCCAAGAAACAAGAG CAAAAGGCACATGTTGAGACTATAAGTGCCTCTTCTGCTGGCCCTGCGAACTTTGCACCTCCTCCTGTGAAg AAAGCTGAAACTCCTGCAGCAGTTCCTCCTATGGCGGCTCCTCCAGCTGATAAAAAAGCTAAGATGGAGAAAGTCTCAGATGACTTCTCACTGGAGGCTGGACTCTCTTCTTCCAGCACG AAAGCGGTATCTCCTGCGGTTGCTCCTGCTGATAAGAAAGCCAAGATGGATAAAACCACTCCCGATGTCTCTGTCAAGGCTGGATTGGATACCAAAGCAGGCACCAAGCCCAAGACCAGTGAG GGTGACTCCATGTCTCTGGATGCTCTCGGTGCTCTGTGTGACACACTACCAAAAGATGCACCAAAACCTGAACCCCCCAAACTCAGACCTCAGGACATTGTATCG GAGGGAAAAGTGAAGAACGAGAAGGGTGTACGTGtaggagagagggaggacaCGCTTCCTCCAGATTACAGGTtcaaagaggaagacctcaaaAAACTGCCTCCTCCAAAACCCGAG CCCAAGATGGACGCTGATGATGCTCTGGACATTTTGTCTGGGGACTTCAGTACTGCTTCAACAGCTCCTGCTGTCCAGgctcctctctgctcctcagCTGCTCCTCTGCAG AAATCTCCCGCTCCTCCCACTGATAAGAAAGCCAAGGTGGAGGCTGGACTCTCAGCAACTACTGCTAAG AAAGTGGAATCAGCTGCAGCTCCTCCTGCGGCTGGGCCCGGTGCTCCTTCTGCTGAGAAGAAAGCACAAGAACACAAACCTGCTGCTGGGAAGGACGCCAAACCAGAGACCGACAAG GGTGGCTCCATGTCTCTGGATGCTCTCAGTGCTCTGGGCGACACATTACCAGCAGATGCACCAAAACCTGAATCCCCCAAACTCAAACCTAAAGATATCGTCTCT GAGGGCAAAGTGAAGGCGGAGAAGGGTGTACGTGTTGGAGAGCGAGACGACACTCTTCCACCAGCTTACAGGTTTAAAGATAAAGACCCCAAAAAACTGCCACCTCCAAAACCCGAG CCCAAGATGGACGCTGCTGATGCTCTGGACATTTTGTCTGGAGACTTCAGTTCTTCATCAGCTCCTGCTGTCCAGGCTCCTGTCGTCTGCTCCTCAGCTCCTCCTACACAG GCAAAAGTAGAGGATTTGTCAGCTCTTGATGTACTCTCTGGAGAGTTCGTGGCTTCATCTAAGGCTTCTGGAGTTCATGCACCAGTCCCTCCTCCATCAAAGAAGCCACCAGAG AAAACAGTCTGTCCCGTGGAACAACCTAAAAAAGTCGATGTAAGCGCACAACAGACAAAGCCCAAAATTGAGAAG GGTGACTCCATCTCTCTGGATGCTCTCAGTGCTCTCAGCGAAACACTGCCAACAGAAGCACCAAAGCCAGAGTCTCCAAAACTCAGACCTGAGGATATTGTCTCG GAGGGCAAAGTCAAAAAGGAGAAGGGTGTGCGTGTAGGAGAGAGGGAGGATACACTTCCTCCAGATTACAGATTTAAAGAGGAAGATCTCAAAAAACTGCCTGCCCCCAAACCTGAG CCCAAGATAAATACTGATGATGCTATGGATATTTTGTCTGGAGACTTCAGCTCTTCGGCCGCTCCTGCTGTCCAGGCTCCTGTCGTCTGCTCGTCAGCTCCTCCTACACAG GCCTCTGCAGACGCTGCTCTTAAGTCCTTGGCCGGAGACTTGGTTGCCTCCAGCGCTGCACCGGCAGTGAAGTCAGAACCTCGTATTCCTACACAAACAAAGCCACAG CTGGAAGCTGGAGCAGACAATGCCCTTGATGCTCTGTCAGACACCTTGGGGGATATCAAACCTGTTCCTCAGCCCGCCCCAGGTCCCGTTAAAGATCCCGTCAAG GAGAAAACGATTGCTGAGGAGAAGCTTATTAAAATGGGAGAGAGAGATGACACACTACCACCAGAGTATCGACCCACTGAGGAAGACCGTAAG aaaatggaagaagcaaagaaaaaagctgCCAACATCCCCAAAGAG AAGAGTATGGATGACACAACAGCCTTAGAAATGCTGTCCAGTGACTTCTCTGATGCACCCAAGCCTGATGCACCGGTCACCTCGTGTGCTGCCACAACAAAGTTGGAACCTCCTGCGCTGGACTCAGCTCCTCTGAAG CCGATGGCTGGTCCTGTTCTGGAGTCCCTGTCTGATACCCTGCTTCCAGATCCAGTAAAAGGCAAATCTAAAACAGACAAACCAAAG GGAAAGAGCAAGTCAAAGTCAAAATCTAAA aaacaACAAGCAGAGGAACCATCTGCCCCTGGCCAGCTATCAGCTCAGAGAAGCTCAGACGTTGTGCCAACTTCTACAAAGAAGAAGAGCTAG